The following coding sequences are from one Primulina eburnea isolate SZY01 chromosome 15, ASM2296580v1, whole genome shotgun sequence window:
- the LOC140814654 gene encoding serine/threonine-protein phosphatase 7 long form homolog, translated as MGAYIKPVDRSVLYLQETHISRTISSDNIDTILEVRRSDNRISKLYSSGLIHNRVLTLLNEMGLYGVLRCGFRPIDNHLITALVERWRRETHTFHLRVGEATVTLQDVEIIWGLNIKGQPVTGTDMSHTAEEWRQKCVELLGFAPTASLVTGGRLSISVLDAHCRENQIDNDSSDLEVVQYTRCIALMVIGGCMFPDSRGGVVSLMYLQLLLNIPRVSRYSWGSAVLSFLYRELCKSSIIGRKIICGPLLILQIWAWSRMTSLSPDVHGYCHIVPAAPDVNDNDYDTILPIAPYGARWARHFSHTHTSTHSVRIIREILDLMEDGQVFINQYSSILILTFN; from the exons ATGGGGGCATATATCAAACCGGTCGACCGTAGTGTCCTTTACTTGCAGGAGACTCATATCTCAAGAACAATATCAAGCGATAATATCGATACCATTTTAGAAGTCAGACGATCGGATAACCGAATTTCGAAACTTTATAGTTCTGGCTTAATTCACAATCGTGTTCTGACCCTCTTGAACGAGATGGGGTTATATGGTGTTCTCCGATGTGGCTTTCGACCTATTGACAATCATCTAATTACAGCTTTAGTTGAGAGGTGGAGACGTGAGACTCATACATTCCACCTACGTGTTGGTGAGGCCACCGTCACACTCCAGGATGTTGAAATAATATGGGGTTTGAATATTAAGGGCCAACCTGTAACGGGAACCGACATGAGTCACACGGCTGAAGAATGGCGTCAAAAATGTGTCGAGTTACTAGGTTTTGCACCCACTGCATCTTTAGTGACTGGAGGACGCTTATCGATATCTGTTTTAGACGCACACTGCAGAGAAAATCAGATTGACAACGACAGTTCAGACTTGGAGGTGGTGCAATATACTCGATGTATTGCCCTGATGGTAATTGGAGGATGCATGTTCCCTGATTCTCGTGGTGGTGTTGTGAGTCTTATGTATTTGCAGCTACTTCTTAATATTCCACGGGTGAGTAGGTATAGTTGGGGAAGCGCTGTATTATCCTTCCTGTATCGCGAGTTATGTAAATCATCAATTATAGGGAGGAAAATAATTTGTGGGCCTTTGTTGATCTTACAG ATTTGGGCATGGAGCAGGATGACATCGCTTAGTCCTGATGTACATGGTTATTGCCATATTGTTCCTGCAGCCCCCGATGTAAATGATAACGACTATGATACAATTCTTCCAATTGCTCCTTATGGTGCAAG GTGGGCTCGTCATTTTAGTCATACTCATACATCTACCCACTCAGTACGTATTATACGTGAGATACTTGATCTTATGGAAGATGGTCAGGTGTTTATCAAtcaatattcatcaatattaatACTAACATTCAATTAA